A genomic window from Oryctolagus cuniculus chromosome 12, mOryCun1.1, whole genome shotgun sequence includes:
- the CHD8 gene encoding chromodomain-helicase-DNA-binding protein 8 isoform X5, translated as MADPIMDLFDDPNLFGLDSLTDDSFNQVTQDPIEEALGLPSSLDSLDQMNQDGGSGDVGNPSASDLVPPPEETTPTDLPKESAAPAPESLTLHDYTTQPASQEQPAQPVLQTSTPTSGLLQVSKSQEILSQGNPFMGVSATAVPSSTTGGQPPQSAPKIVILKAPPSSSVTGAHVAQIQAQGITSTTQPLVAGTANGGKVTFTKVLTGTPLRQGVSIVSGNTVLAAKVPGNQAAVQRIVQPSRPVKQLVLQPVKGSAPAGNPGATGPPLKPAVTLTSTPTQGESKRITLVLQQPQSGGPQGHRHVVLGSLPGKIVLQGNQLAALTQAKNAQGQPAKVVTIQLQVQQPQQKIQIVPQPPSSQPQPQQPPATQPLTLSSVQQAQIMGPGQSPGQRLSVPLKMVLQPQAGSSQGASSGLSVVKVLSASEVAALSSPANSAPHTGKTGMEENRRLEHQKKQEKANRIVAEAIARARARGEQNIPRVLNEDELPSVRPEEEGEKKRRKKSTGERLKEEKPKKSKTSGASKTKGKSKLNTITPVVGKKRKRNTSSDNSDVEVMPAQSPREDEESSIQKRRSNRQVKRKKYTEDLDIKITDDEEEEEVDVTGPIKPEPILPEPVQEPDGETLPSMQFFVENPSEEDAAIVDKVLSMRVVKKELPSGQYTEAEEFFVKYKNYSYLHCEWATISQLEKDKRIHQKLKRFKTKMAQMRHFFHEDEEPFNPDYVEVDRILDESHSIDKDNGEPVIYYLVKWCSLPYEDSTWELKEDVDEGKIREFKRIQSRHPELKRMNRPQASAWKKLELSHEYKNRNQLREYQLEGVNWLLFNWYNRQNCILADEMGLGKTIQSIAFLQEVYNVGIHGPFLVIAPLSTITNWEREFNTWTEMNTIVYHGSLASRQMIQQYEMYCKDSRGRLIPGAYKFDALITTFEMILSDCPELREIEWRCVIIDEAHRLKNRNCKLLDSLKHMDLEHKVLLTGTPLQNTVEELFSLLHFLEPSQFPSESEFLKDFGDLKTEEQVQKLQAILKPMMLRRLKEDVEKNLAPKQETIIEVELTNIQKKYYRAILEKNFSFLSKGAGHTNMPNLLNTMMELRKCCNHPYLINGAEEKILTEFREACHIIPHDFHLQAMVRSAGKLVLIDKLLPKLKAGGHKVLIFSQMVRCLDILEDYLIQRRYLYERIDGRVRGNLRQAAIDRFSKPDSDRFVFLLCTRAGGLGINLTAADTCIIFDSDWNPQNDLQAQARCHRIGQSKAVKVYRLITRNSYEREMFDKASLKLGLDKAVLQSMSGRDGNITGIQQFSKKEIEDLLRKGAYAAIMEEDDEGSKFCEEDIDQILLRRTTTITIESEGKGSTFAKASFVASENRTDISLDDPNFWQKWAKKADLDMDLLNSKNNLVIDTPRVRKQTRHFSTLKDDDLVEFSDLESEDDERPRSRRHDRHHAYGRTDCFRVEKHLLVYGWGRWRDILSHGRFKRRMTERDVETICRAILVYCLLHYRGDENIKGFIWDLISPAENGKTKELQNHSVFDVSPFPGLSIPVPRGRKGKKVKSQSTFDIHKADWIRKYNPDTLFQDESYKKHLKHQCNKVLLRVRMLYYLRQEVIGDQAEKVLGGAIASEIDIWFPVVDQLEVPTTWWDSEADKSLLIGVFKHGYEKYNTMRADPALCFLEKAGRPDDKAIAAEHRVLDNFSDIVEGVDFDKDCEDPEYKPLQGPPKDQDDEGDPLMMMDEEISVIDGDEAQVTQQPGHLFWPPGSALTARLRRLVTAYQRSYKREQMKIEAAERGDRRRRRCEAAFKLKEIARREKQQRWTRREQTDFYRVVSTFGVEYDPDTMQFHWDRFRTFARLDKKTDESLTKYFHGFVAMCRQVCRLPPAAGDEPPDPNLFIEPITEERASRTLYRIELLRRLREQVLCHPLLEDRLALCQPPGPELPKWWEPVRHDGELLRGAARHGVSQTDCNIMQDPDFSFLAARMNYMQNHQAGAPAPSLSRCSTPLLHQQYTSRTASPLPLRPDAPVEKSPEETAAQVPSLESLTLKLEHEVVARSRPTPQDYEVRVAPSDTTPLVSRNIPPVKLEDEDDSDSELDLSKLSPSSSSSSSSSSSSSSTDESEDEKEEKLTADHSRSKLYDEESLLSLTMSQDGFPNEDGEQMTPELLLLQERQRASEWPKDRVLINRIDLICQAVLSGKWPSSRRNQEMITGGILGPANHLLESPSLTPGEYGDSPVPTPRSSSAASMAEEEASAVTTAAAQFTKLRRGMDEKEFTVQIKDEEGLKLTFQKHKLMANGVIGDGHPLFHKKKGNRKKLVELEVECMEEPNHLDVDLETRIPVINKVDGTLLVGEDAPRRAELEMWLQGHPEFAVDPRFLAYMEDRRKQKWQRCKKNNKADLNCLGMEPIQTANSRNGKKGHHAETVFNRVLPGPIAPESSKKRARRTRPDLSKMMALMQGGGTGSLSLHNTFQHSSGGLQSVSSLGHSSATSASLPFMPFVMGGAASSPHVDSSTMLHHHHHHPHPHHHHHHHPGLRATGYPSSPATTTSGTALRLPSLQPEEDDDDEDEEDDDDLSQGYDSSERDFSLIDDPMMPANSDSSEDADD; from the exons ATGGCAGACCCCATCATGGACCTGTTTGATGACCCAAATTTATTTGGCCTGGACTCTCTGACTGATGACAGCTTTAACCAGGTCACCCAAGACCCCATTGAGGAAGCACTTGGACTGCCAAGCTCTCTGGACTCCTTGGACCAGATGAACCAGGATGGTGGAAGTGGTGATGTGGGGAATCCATCAGCAAGTGACCTGGTCCCCCCACCAGAGGAAACAACCCCCACAGACCTTCCCAAAGAAtccgcagctccagctcctgaatctTTAACCTTGCATGATTATACCACTCAGCCCGCCAGCCAGGAGCAGCCAGCCCAACCTGTCTTACAGACATCGACGCCAACGTCGGGACTTTTGCAGGtctccaagagccaggagatcctGAGCCAGGGGAATCCTTTCATGGGTGTCTCTGCTACAGCTGTTCCCTCTAGTACCACTGGAGGACAGCCACCTCAGTCAGCCCCTAAGATTGTTATTCTTAAGGCCCCACCAAGCTCCTCAGtcactggtgcccatgtggcacAAATTCAGGCCCAAGGTATCACCAGCACAACTCAGCCCTTGGTGGCTGGCACAGCCAATGGTGGAAAAGTCACTTTTACCAAAGTGCTAACTGGCACACCCCTTCGACAAGGTGTCTCCATTGTCTCTGGTAATACAGTGTTGGCCGCCAAGGTCCCTGGGAACCAGGCTGCTGTTCAGCGCATTGTCCAGCCCAGCCGACCAGTAAAGCAGCTGGTCCTCCAGCCAGTGAAGGGTTCAGCTCCTGCTGGAAACCCTGGGGCCACAGGGCCCCCTCTGAAGCCTGCAGTTACACTGACCTCTACACCTACCCAG GGTGAATCGAAACGCATCACCCTGGTCCTCCAGCAGCCACAGTCTGGAGGTCCCCAAGGACATCGGCATGTTGTGCTAGGGAGCCTACCAGGCAAGATAGTATTACAGGGCAACCAGTTGGCAGCCCTAACTCAAGCCAAGAATGCCCAGGGGCAGCCAGCCAAAGTAGTAACTATCCAGCTGCAGGTGCAACAGCCACAGCAAAAAATCCAGATTGTACCACAACCTCCATCTTCGCAACCACAGCCCCAACAGCCACCTGCAACCCAGCCACTGACTCTGTCCTCTGTGCAGCAGGCTCAGATCATGGGACCAGGACAAAGTCCAGGACAAAGACTTTCAGTGCCACTCAAGATGGTGCTGCAGCCACAG GCTGGCTCTTCCCAAGGGGCCTCTTCTGGGCTCTCTGTAGTTAAAGTTCTAAGTGCCAGTGAAGTGGCAGCTCTGTCATCACCAGCAAACTCTGCTCCTCACACGGGAAAGACAGGAATGGAGGAAAACCGAAGGTTGGAGCACCAGAAGAAGCAAGAGAAAGCAAATCGGATTGTAGCAGAGGCCATCGCTAGGGCTCGTGCCCGGGGTGAGCAGAACATACCTCGTGTCCTGAATGAGGACGAGTTGCCCAGTGTTCGACCTGAGGAGGAAGGTGAGAAGAAACGTAGGAAGAAGAGCACTGGGGAGAGGCTGAAGgaagaaaagccaaagaaaagcaaaacatctGGAGCCTCCAAAACAAAGGGCAAGAGTAAACTCAA CACCATCACTCCTGTAGTGGGTAAGAAGAGAAAACGTAATACCTCATCTGATAATTCAGATGTGGAAGTCATGCCTGCACAATCACCCCGGGAAGATGAAGAAAGCAGCATTCAG aAGAGACGCTCCAATCGCCAAGTTAAGCGAAAAAAATACACTGAGGACCTAGATATAAAAATCACagatgatgaagaagaagaagaggtagATGTAACTGGTCCAATAAAACCTGAGCCTATCCTCCCTGAACCTGTGCAAGAACCAGATGGGGAGACTTTGCCTTCCATGCAGTTCTTTGTG GAGAATCCCAGTGAAGAAGATGCAGCCATTGTAGACAAAGTGCTTTCTATGCGGGTTGTGAAGAAAGAG CTTCCTTCTGGACAATACACTGAAGCTGAAGAATTCTTTGTCAAGTACAAGAACTA CTCCTATCTGCACTGTGAATGGGCCACGATCTCCCAGCTAGAGAAAGATAAGAGGATTCATCAGAAACTAAAACGCTTCAAAACCAAAATGGCACAGATGAGACACTTCTTCCATGAG GATGAAGAGCCCTTTAATCCAGACTACGTAGAGGTGGATAGGATATTAGATGAGTCTCACAGTATTGACAAGGACAATGGAGAG cctgtaattTACTACTTGGTGAAATGGTGCTCTCTGCCCTATGAGGATAGTACATGGGAGCTAAAAGAGGATGTTGATGAGGGCAAGATTAGAGAATTTAAGCGGATCCAGTCAAGGCACCCAGAACTCAAAAGAATG AATCGCCCTCAGGCGAGTGCCTGGAAGAAGTTGGAGCTATCACATGaatataaaaacagaaaccaGTTACGGGAATATCAGTTGGAAGGGGTCAATTGGCTGCTTTTTAACTGGTATAACAG GCAGAACTGCATCCTGGCTGATGAAATGGGACTGGGCAAAACTATTCAGTCCATTGCCTTCTTGCAGGAGGTATATAATGTGGGCATCCATGGCCCCTTCTTAGTCATTGCCCCTCTGTCAACAATCACTAACTGGGAGCGAGAATTTAATACGTGGACAGAGATGAACACTATTGTGTACCATGGCAGTCTGGCCAGCCGGCAGATGATTCAGCAGTATGAAATGTACTGCAAAGATTCACGG GGGCGTCTCATCCCGGGTGCATACAAATTTGATGCCCTGATCACCACTTTTGAGATGATCTTGTCAGACTGTCCTGAGCTCCGTGAGATTGAATGGCGTTGTGTCATCATTGATGAGGCCCATCGACTGAAGAACCGTAATTGCAAGCTGCTTGATAGTCTCAAGCACATGGACCTG GAACACAAAGTGTTACTCACAGGAACACCACTGCAGAATACTGTGGAGGAACTGTTTAGTTTACTTCATTTCTTGGAACCTTCACAGTTTCCTTCAGAATCAGAATTCCTCAAGGACTTTGGGGATCTCAAGACAGAAGAACAG GTTCAAAAGCTACAGGCCATTCTCAAGCCAATGATGCTGAGAAGGCTTAAAGAAGATGTTGAAAAAAACTTGGCACCCAAACAGGAAACTATTATTGAAGTAGAGCTGACTAATATCCAGAAGAAATACTATAGGGCTATTTTGGAGAAGAATTTCTCCTTCTTGTCCAAAGGAGCAGGTCACACCAACATGCCAAATCTTCTCAACACAATGATGGAGTTGCGAAAGTGCTGCAACCACCCGTATCTCATCAATG GTGCAGAAGAAAAAATCCTAACTGAATTTCGGGAAGCTTGCCATATTATACCTCATGACTTCCATCTGCAGGCCATGGTTCGTTCAGCTGGCAAGTTGGTTCTTATTGACAAGCTACTTCCAAAACTTAAAGCTGGTGGCCATAAAGTGCTGATCTTCTCCCAGATGGTACGCTGCTTAGATATCTTAGAGGATTATCTAATCCAGAGAAG GTACTTATATGAACGTATTGATGGGAGGGTTAGAGGCAACCTCCGACAGGCTGCTATTGACCGCTTCAGCAAGCCTGACTCAGACCGCTTTGTCTTCTTGTTGTGCACCCGTGCTGGTGGACTTGGTATTAATCTTACTGCTGCTGATACATGCATCATTTTTGATTCAGACTGGAATCCACAAAATGACCTCCAG gccCAAGCACGATGTCATAGAATTGGACAGAGCAAAGCTGTAAAAGTATACCGTCTCATCACTCGTAATTCCTATGAGAGAGAGATGTTTGATAAGGCTAGCCTCAAGTTGGGATTGGATAAGGCTGTACTTCAATCCATGAGTGGTCGGGATGGCAACATTACTGGA ATCCAACAATTCTCCAAGAAGGAAATTGAAGATCTCTTAAGAAAAGGAGCATATGCAGCAATAATGGAAGAAGATGATGAGGGCTCCAAGTTTTGTGAAGAAGACATTGACCAAATCTTGTTAAGACGAACTACAACTATCACCATTGAATCTGAAGGAAAAGGTTCTACCTTTGCCAAG GCAAGCTTTGTTGCTTCTGAAAATAGAACAGACATTTCTCTGGATGACCCCAACTTTTGGCAAAAGTGGGCCAAAAAGGCTGACCTAGACATGGATCTGCTGAATAGCAAG AACAATTTGGTGATTGACACACCTAGAGTACGAAAACAGACCCGCCACTTTAGCACGCTGAAAGATGACGACCTAGTAGAGTTCTCTGATTTGGAAAGTGAGGATGATGAGCGGCCACGCTCCCGAAGACATGACCGGCATCATGCCTATGGGCGCACTGACTGCTTTCGGGTGGAAAAACACCTGCTGGTATATGG ttgGGGACGATGGCGAGATATTTTGTCTCATGGACGCTTTAAGCGACGTATGACTGAACGAGATGTGGAGACAATTTGCCGGGCCATCCTTGTCTACTGTCTTCTACACTACCGTGGGGATGAAAATATCAAAGGCTTCATTTGGGACTTGATTAGCCCCGCTGAGAATGGCAAAACCAAAGAATTGCAAAATCATTCAG TCTTTGATGTCTCCCCTTTCCCAGGTCTATCTATCCCTGTGCCCCGTGGACGCAAAGGGAAAAAAGTAAAGTCACAAAGTACTTTTGATATCCATAAGGCAGACTGGATCCGAAAGTATAACCCTGACACTTTGTTCCAAGATGAGAGTTACAAGAAGCACTTGAAACATCAGTGTAACAA GGTACTGTTGAGGGTACGAATGCTATACTACCTGAGGCAAGAGGTTATTGGAGACCAAGCAGAGAAGGTGTTAGGGGGTGCCATTGCCAG TGAGATTGACATATGGTTCCCGGTAGTGGATCAGCTGGAAGTTCCAACAACATGGTGGGACAGTGAGGCTGATAAATCCCTCCTCATTGGAGTCTTTAAGCATG GCTATGAGAAATACAATACTATGAGGGCAGATCCAGCCTTATGCTTCCTAGAAAAGGCTGGCCGGCCAGATGATAAAGCCATTGCAGCAGAACATCGAGTGTTGGATAATTTCTCTGACATAGTAGAAGG GGTTGACTTTGATAAGGATTGTGAGGATCCTGAATATAAACCACTCCAGGGTCCACCGAAGGACCAAGATGATGAG GGTGATCCCTTGATGATGATGGATGAGGAGATCTCAGTGATTGATGGAGATGAAG CCCAGGTGACCCAACAGCCAGGCCATCTATTCTGGCCTCCAGGCTCTGCCCTAACAGCTAGGCTCCGGCGCCTTGTAACAGCCTATCAGCGCAGCTACAAGAGAGAACAGATGAAGATAGAGGCTGCAGAACGTGGGGATCGGCGACGGCGGCGTTGTGAAGCAGCCTTCAAGCTAAAAGAAATTGCACGACGTGAGAAACAACAACG ATGGACAAGGCGTGAACAAACGGATTTCTATCGAGTAGTGTCTACCTTTGGTGTGGAATATGACCCTGACACCATGCAGTTCCATTGGGATCGCTTCCGCACTTTTGCCCGACTAGacaaaaaaacagatgaaagCCTTACCAAGTATTTCCATGGCTTTGTGGCCATGTGCCGCCAAGTGTGCCGCCTGCCCCCAGCAGCTGGAGATG AACCCCCAGACCCTAATCTGTTCATTGAGCCCATCACTGAGGAGAGGGCCTCACGGACTCTTTACCGTATTGAATTGCTTCGACGCTTAAGGGAACAAGTTCTGTGTCACCCTCTTTTGGAAGATCGGCTGGCATTGTGTCAGCCCCCAGGTCCTGAATTGCCCAAATGGTGGGAGCCTGTTCGGCATGATGGGGAGCTACTACGAGGGGCAGCCCGCCATGGGGTGAGCCAAACAGACTGCAACATCATGCAGGACCCAGACTTCTCTTTTCTGGCTGCCCGTATGAATTACATGCAGAACCATCAGGCAGGAGCACCAGCTCCATCCCTGTCACGCTGCTCTACTCCACTGCTACACCAGCAGTATACCTCACGCACTGCCTCACCGTTGCCCCTGCGCCCAGATGCTCCTGTCGAAAAGTCACCTGAGGAGACAGCTGCCCAGGTCCCCAGTCTGGAGAGTCTGACTTTAAAGCTAGAACATGAGGTGGTGGCCAGGAGCCGACCAACCCCACAAGACTATGAGGTGCGAGTGGCCCCCTCTGATACTACCCCTTTGGTTTCCCGGAATATTCCGCCAGTCAAACTGGAGGATGAGGATGATTCAGACTCTGAGCTGGACTTGAGCAAGCTGTCACCATCatcctcttcttcctcatcctcatccagctccagctccagcactGATGAGAGTGAGGACGAGAAGGAAGAGAAGCTAA CTGCGGACCATTCCCGCTCAAAGCTCTATGATGAAGAGAGTCTCCTGTCTCTTACTATGTCCCAAGATGGATTCCCAAATGAAGATGGTGAACAAATGACTCCTGAGCTTTTGCTGCTGCAGGAAAGACAAAGAGCTTCTGAGTGGCCCAAG GATCGTGTCCTGATAAACCGTATTGACCTCATCTGCCAGGCTGTACTCTCAGGGAAGTGGCCTTCTAGCCGCAGGAACCAGGAAATGATCACAGGAGGAATTTTGGGGCCAGCCAACCACTTGCTAGAGAGTCCCTCATTGACCCCTGGAGAATATGGTGATTCTCCAGTCCCCACACCACGGAGCAGCAGTGCAGCTTCCATGGCTGAGGAGGAAGCATCTGCAGtaaccacagcagcagcccaatTCACCAAACTTCGCCGAGGCATGGATGAGAAGGAGTTTACGGTTCAGATCAAAGAT GAGGAAGGATTAAAGTTAACATTCCAGAAGCACAAGTTGATGGCTAATGGAGTAATAGGAGATGGACATCCACTCTTTCATAAGAAGAAGGGGAACAGAAAGAAGTTAGTGGAG CTGGAGGTGGAGTGCATGGAAGAGCCTAATCACCTTGATGTGGACCTGGAGACCCGGATCCCTGTCATCAATAAGGTGGATGGTACTTTGCTGGTGGGTGAGGATGCCCCTCGCCGGGCTGAACTGGAGATGTGGTTACAGGGTCATCCAGAGTTTGCTGTTGATCCCCGATTTCTAGCG TATATGGAGGATCGCAGAAAACAGAAGTGGCAgagatgtaaaaaaaataataaagctgaCTTGAACTGTTTGGGAATGGAACCAATACAGACAGCTAACTCTAGGAATGGCAAAAAG ggtCACCATGCTGAAACTGTGTTCAACCGGGTTTTGCCAGGGCCTATTGCACCAGAGAGCAGCAAGAAGCGGGCCCGCAGGA